Proteins encoded together in one Halothermothrix orenii H 168 window:
- the sdaAB gene encoding L-serine ammonia-lyase, iron-sulfur-dependent subunit beta: MGVFDIMGPVMIGPSSSHTAGAAKIGRLARLLFRDKIEQARIYFHGSFAETYHGHGTDKAVVGGLLGYKVDDTRIKKSLEIARQNGIDVKFYSIKMKDVHPNTVLIKLKKGDKELEVTGSSIGGGNIVVHNIDGYEVNIRGNYPTLWVLHRDKPGEVGIITSILGCYKLNIAFMRVFRKKRGTIGSSIIELDQDVDEDIIDHLQGMKDILKVRYIPPL, encoded by the coding sequence TTGGGTGTATTTGATATAATGGGTCCTGTAATGATTGGCCCTTCAAGTTCCCATACTGCAGGTGCTGCCAAAATAGGCCGCCTGGCCAGGCTTCTTTTCAGGGATAAAATAGAGCAGGCCAGGATTTATTTCCACGGTTCCTTTGCTGAGACCTACCACGGCCATGGTACCGATAAAGCAGTGGTCGGGGGGTTGCTGGGTTATAAAGTGGATGATACCAGGATAAAAAAATCCCTCGAGATAGCCCGACAGAATGGTATTGATGTTAAATTTTATTCAATAAAAATGAAAGATGTTCATCCCAATACAGTTTTAATAAAATTGAAAAAAGGGGATAAAGAATTGGAGGTAACTGGTTCATCCATCGGTGGGGGAAATATAGTGGTTCATAATATAGATGGTTATGAAGTTAATATCAGGGGTAATTATCCAACCCTCTGGGTCCTTCACCGGGATAAACCCGGGGAAGTGGGGATTATTACTTCAATTCTCGGTTGCTATAAATTAAATATTGCTTTTATGAGGGTTTTCAGGAAGAAAAGAGGGACGATAGGTTCCAGTATTATTGAGCTTGACCAGGATGTGGATGAGGATATTATTGATCATTTACAGGGGATGAAAGATATCTTAAAAGTAAGGTATATACCCCCTTTATAA
- a CDS encoding IclR family transcriptional regulator, with the protein MNRGTVVRSVVKAVKIYEELVKAGSPLPLSTLSKRVGINISTVHRLVNTLVDMGYVEQDEDGNYGLGLHSFEMANIITRKFDIKKLVRPYLKEIVESCNETCNLVVMENYEVVYLDQVESTNMVRMFASVGSRGPAYCTGSGKALLAYLDEDEIDYYLKVTDFKRYTDNTITEPDELKKELANIREQGYALDLEEMELGVRCVAAPFFGGDGDKLLGAISVSGPCTRITMDYLEDVLIPLVTEKAGQLTEKLTVA; encoded by the coding sequence TTGAATAGAGGTACTGTAGTCCGTTCCGTGGTAAAAGCCGTTAAAATATATGAAGAACTGGTTAAAGCGGGTAGCCCTTTGCCCCTCAGCACCCTGAGCAAGAGGGTGGGGATAAATATCAGTACTGTCCACAGGCTGGTAAATACCCTGGTTGATATGGGGTATGTTGAACAGGATGAAGACGGAAATTATGGCCTCGGGCTCCATTCGTTTGAAATGGCCAATATTATTACCCGTAAATTTGATATTAAAAAACTGGTAAGACCCTATTTAAAAGAAATTGTCGAAAGCTGTAATGAGACCTGTAATCTGGTAGTGATGGAGAATTATGAAGTGGTTTATTTAGACCAGGTTGAATCTACCAATATGGTCAGGATGTTTGCCAGTGTAGGGAGTAGAGGGCCAGCCTACTGTACCGGTTCTGGCAAAGCATTGCTGGCCTATCTGGATGAAGATGAAATTGATTACTATCTCAAAGTAACTGACTTTAAAAGGTATACTGATAATACCATTACTGAACCCGATGAATTAAAAAAAGAACTGGCTAATATAAGAGAACAGGGTTATGCCCTTGATCTCGAGGAGATGGAGCTGGGGGTAAGATGTGTGGCCGCTCCCTTTTTTGGTGGTGATGGTGATAAGCTTCTGGGGGCTATCAGTGTTTCCGGGCCCTGTACCCGGATAACAATGGATTATCTGGAAGATGTCCTGATCCCTCTGGTAACCGAAAAAGCAGGGCAACTTACTGAAAAACTTACCGTTGCTTAA
- a CDS encoding class II glutamine amidotransferase has product MQGSQPGEKIMSGCAISGILNRKGHRFDGSDIIKSIALMHERSNGMGGGFAAYGIYPRHKDEYAFHMFYDDLEAKEDVEYFLNRHFSVSASEEIPTRKTKNITNAPIIWRYFVKPDIQKLRTSELNTDEYVVRCVMRINDEIQGAFVVSSGKNMGVFKGVGYPEDIGEFYRLDEYKAYLWTAHGRFPTNTPGWWGGAHPFTLLDWSIVHNGEISSYGANQRYIEMFGYKCTMMTDTEVITYLFDLLLRKHKLPLEIAVKALAAPLWDEIEKMDDKEQKLLKAVRLIYGNALLNGPFSIILGHKNGFLALNDRIKLRPLVVAEDQERIFVASEESAIREICPQPDTVWTPRGGEPVIALMEGGDEE; this is encoded by the coding sequence ATGCAGGGAAGTCAACCCGGAGAAAAAATAATGTCAGGTTGTGCCATCAGTGGCATTCTTAACAGAAAAGGTCATCGCTTTGATGGTAGTGATATTATAAAATCCATCGCCCTGATGCATGAGAGGTCCAACGGAATGGGTGGGGGGTTTGCGGCATATGGAATCTATCCCCGACATAAAGATGAATATGCCTTTCATATGTTTTATGATGACCTGGAGGCAAAAGAAGATGTGGAATATTTTTTGAATCGGCATTTCAGTGTATCTGCTTCTGAAGAAATCCCTACCCGGAAGACGAAAAATATAACTAATGCCCCGATAATCTGGCGGTATTTCGTTAAACCCGACATTCAGAAACTGAGGACTTCAGAACTCAACACTGATGAATATGTAGTCCGGTGTGTTATGAGGATAAATGATGAAATACAGGGGGCCTTTGTTGTCTCCAGTGGTAAGAATATGGGGGTCTTTAAAGGGGTGGGATATCCAGAGGATATTGGTGAATTTTATCGCCTTGATGAATATAAGGCCTATCTCTGGACAGCCCATGGCCGTTTTCCAACCAATACTCCAGGCTGGTGGGGAGGGGCTCATCCCTTTACTTTACTGGACTGGTCTATTGTCCATAATGGGGAGATTTCTTCATATGGAGCCAACCAGCGCTATATTGAAATGTTTGGTTATAAATGTACCATGATGACCGATACCGAGGTTATTACCTATTTGTTTGATCTCCTTTTAAGAAAACATAAACTTCCCCTTGAGATAGCTGTTAAAGCCCTGGCGGCTCCACTATGGGATGAGATAGAGAAAATGGATGATAAAGAACAAAAACTCCTGAAAGCAGTTAGATTGATTTACGGTAATGCCCTCCTGAATGGTCCTTTTTCAATAATACTGGGTCATAAAAATGGGTTTCTGGCCCTCAATGACCGCATAAAATTAAGGCCACTGGTAGTGGCTGAGGATCAGGAGCGTATTTTCGTTGCCAGTGAAGAATCTGCCATCAGGGAAATTTGTCCTCAACCAGATACAGTCTGGACACCCCGGGGAGGAGAACCGGTTATAGCACTAATGGAAGGAGGAGATGAGGAATGA
- a CDS encoding glutamate synthase-related protein: MSSSHRNPEFIIERDYEKCINCRLCERQCAYEVHYYDEDQDKMMARNRNCVNCHRCVSLCPTDALGIKKYPLQFRENYNWTSEMINNIYKQAETGGVLLSGMGSPAPKKIYWDHILLNASQVTNPSIDPLREPMELKTFLGRKPDKLTITGEGELEKLPPQLELETPIMFSAMSFGSISLNACKSLARAASELGIMYNTGEGGLHRELYQYGNNTIVQVASGRFGVHKEYLEAGAAIEIKIGQGAKPGIGGHLPGEKVGDEVSRTRMIPPGTDALSPAPHHDIYSIEDLRQLIYALKEATDYKKPVSVKISAVHNVAAIASGLATAGADIIAIDGFRGGTGAAPTMIRDNVGIPVELALAAVDTRLRQEGLRNRVSLVVGGSIRNSADVVKAIALGADAVYIGSAALIALGCHMCQKCYTGKCNWGIATQRLDLVNRLNPEKGVERVKNLIRAWSHEIKEMLGGMGINAIESLRGNRLMLRGMGLNSEELKILGIKHAGQ, translated from the coding sequence ATGAGTTCAAGCCATCGCAATCCAGAGTTTATTATTGAAAGGGATTATGAAAAGTGTATAAACTGCCGCCTCTGTGAACGACAGTGTGCCTATGAAGTCCATTATTATGATGAAGACCAGGATAAAATGATGGCCCGTAACCGTAACTGTGTTAACTGTCACCGCTGTGTAAGTTTATGTCCCACTGATGCCCTTGGAATCAAAAAATATCCCCTTCAGTTCCGGGAGAATTATAACTGGACTTCCGAAATGATAAATAATATTTATAAACAGGCTGAAACAGGTGGGGTCCTTCTTAGCGGTATGGGGAGTCCGGCCCCTAAGAAAATATACTGGGACCACATTCTATTAAACGCAAGCCAGGTTACAAATCCTTCCATAGATCCCTTAAGAGAACCGATGGAATTAAAAACTTTCCTGGGACGTAAACCTGATAAACTTACCATTACCGGGGAAGGTGAGCTGGAAAAGTTACCTCCCCAGTTAGAACTTGAAACCCCGATTATGTTTTCAGCCATGTCTTTTGGTTCTATCAGTTTAAATGCCTGTAAATCTCTTGCCAGGGCGGCTTCTGAACTGGGCATTATGTATAATACCGGTGAAGGGGGGCTTCACCGGGAACTGTATCAGTATGGTAATAATACTATAGTGCAGGTGGCTTCGGGGCGGTTTGGGGTCCATAAGGAGTATCTCGAGGCCGGAGCTGCTATAGAAATAAAGATAGGCCAGGGAGCCAAGCCGGGAATTGGTGGACACCTTCCCGGGGAAAAGGTGGGGGATGAGGTATCCAGAACCAGGATGATTCCCCCGGGTACAGATGCCCTGTCTCCTGCTCCCCATCATGATATCTATTCTATTGAAGACCTACGCCAGCTGATTTACGCCCTGAAGGAAGCGACTGATTATAAAAAGCCAGTTTCGGTCAAGATTTCAGCTGTGCATAATGTTGCGGCTATTGCATCCGGTCTTGCCACTGCTGGAGCTGATATTATTGCTATAGATGGTTTCCGGGGGGGAACCGGGGCCGCTCCTACCATGATCAGGGATAATGTCGGTATTCCCGTAGAGCTGGCCCTGGCAGCGGTCGATACCCGCTTGCGGCAGGAGGGTTTGCGTAATCGGGTTTCCCTGGTGGTCGGGGGGAGTATAAGAAACAGTGCCGATGTAGTTAAAGCAATTGCTCTGGGGGCTGACGCTGTTTATATCGGTTCAGCTGCCCTGATAGCCCTGGGATGCCATATGTGTCAGAAGTGTTATACAGGTAAATGCAACTGGGGGATAGCAACCCAGCGTCTGGACCTTGTCAACAGGTTGAACCCGGAAAAAGGGGTTGAAAGGGTTAAAAACCTGATCAGGGCCTGGTCCCATGAAATAAAAGAGATGCTCGGTGGTATGGGTATCAATGCTATTGAAAGCCTCAGGGGAAACAGGCTCATGTTGCGGGGAATGGGGTTGAATAGTGAAGAACTTAAAATTCTGGGAATCAAACATGCCGGACAGTAG
- a CDS encoding S41 family peptidase: protein MKKYLNTVLVLVILLFTINFSAFAEEEYTSIDAFQDVIYLIKNYYVEDVKLDKLMRGAIKGMVDSLDPYSGYLTPEEYEDMQFEFEGHYGGIGIVISTYDDKLTVVQPFKNTPGDKAGLKSGDIIVAIDGKPTKDMPQEKAVNLMRGKPGTRVILTIKRENKKELFDVEIIRADIEIPYVEWEMKDDKIGYIVIHQFVENTGQKVRRGLLELMSKGAKGVILDLRNNPGGLLTEAITVTSNFVENGEVVSIKQRNGQEKSFKVESNISSIDLPLVVLVNGYSASASEIVAGAIQDHNRGTVMGTTTYGKGTVQTVIPLDDGSALRLTTANYFTPEGRYIHEKGIKPDITVEYDSESKVDNQLEKAIKYIKSLVSERMAS from the coding sequence TTGAAAAAGTATCTTAATACAGTGTTGGTTCTGGTAATATTATTATTTACCATAAATTTTTCTGCTTTTGCTGAGGAGGAATATACATCCATAGATGCCTTTCAGGATGTTATTTATCTAATAAAAAATTATTATGTTGAAGATGTCAAGCTGGATAAGCTGATGCGGGGTGCTATCAAGGGAATGGTGGATTCTCTGGATCCGTATTCCGGGTATTTGACCCCTGAGGAATATGAGGACATGCAGTTTGAATTTGAAGGCCATTATGGTGGTATTGGTATAGTAATCAGCACCTATGATGACAAGTTAACTGTGGTTCAGCCTTTCAAAAACACTCCTGGTGATAAAGCTGGCTTAAAATCAGGTGACATCATTGTTGCCATTGATGGAAAACCAACTAAAGATATGCCCCAGGAGAAAGCTGTAAACCTTATGCGGGGCAAACCCGGTACCAGAGTTATCCTAACTATAAAACGGGAAAATAAAAAAGAACTCTTTGATGTTGAAATTATCAGGGCTGATATAGAGATTCCATATGTAGAATGGGAAATGAAAGATGATAAGATTGGCTATATTGTGATTCATCAGTTTGTTGAGAATACAGGTCAGAAAGTTAGAAGGGGTTTACTGGAGCTGATGTCAAAAGGGGCGAAAGGAGTAATCCTCGATTTACGTAATAATCCTGGAGGATTGTTAACAGAAGCTATAACAGTTACCAGTAATTTTGTTGAAAATGGAGAAGTAGTCTCCATAAAGCAGAGAAACGGCCAGGAGAAGAGTTTTAAAGTCGAATCTAACATTTCCAGTATAGATTTACCCCTTGTGGTTCTGGTTAATGGATATAGTGCCAGTGCCTCTGAAATTGTGGCCGGTGCTATTCAGGATCATAACCGGGGAACAGTAATGGGAACGACAACCTATGGCAAGGGAACGGTTCAAACGGTAATACCCCTTGATGACGGTTCGGCTCTCCGCCTGACTACAGCCAATTATTTTACACCTGAGGGAAGGTATATCCATGAAAAGGGGATTAAACCAGACATTACTGTCGAGTATGATTCTGAAAGTAAAGTTGATAACCAGCTGGAAAAGGCTATCAAATATATTAAATCCCTGGTGTCGGAAAGGATGGCCAGTTAA
- the sdaAA gene encoding L-serine ammonia-lyase, iron-sulfur-dependent, subunit alpha, with protein MEYSTIKDLIDLAFDLDTTISEVVIRTEMEDSERSKISIEKQMMHNLEVMKNSINEGRKGIIRSTSGVIGGESHRLVGYSGPLSGGLYHEVIINALAVSEVNAGMGKIVACPTAGSSGVIPAVVISVGQEYDLSDKKICKSLFTAAGLGEIVAKKATLAGAAGGCQAECGVAAAMAAGAVVELLGGNPEMVGHGFALALKNLLGLACDPVAGLVEVPCVKRNGFAATHALTAASMALAGIESVIPPDEVIEAMIDIGNLLPQFLKETSQAGLATTPTGLRIKKRIDRK; from the coding sequence ATGGAGTATTCTACTATCAAAGACTTAATAGACCTGGCTTTTGATCTTGATACCACCATTTCGGAGGTTGTCATCAGGACGGAAATGGAGGATTCAGAGAGATCAAAGATATCTATTGAAAAACAGATGATGCATAACCTTGAGGTTATGAAAAACTCCATCAATGAAGGACGAAAAGGTATTATTAGATCAACGAGTGGAGTTATTGGCGGTGAATCTCACCGGTTAGTGGGGTACAGTGGCCCCCTGAGCGGGGGGTTATATCATGAAGTTATTATTAATGCCCTGGCAGTTTCGGAAGTTAATGCCGGTATGGGCAAGATTGTGGCCTGCCCCACCGCCGGTTCCAGTGGTGTTATTCCTGCGGTAGTGATATCGGTCGGCCAGGAATATGACCTTTCTGATAAAAAAATATGTAAAAGCCTCTTTACTGCAGCAGGTCTGGGGGAAATAGTTGCTAAAAAAGCTACCCTGGCCGGTGCAGCCGGTGGCTGTCAGGCCGAGTGTGGTGTGGCAGCAGCCATGGCAGCCGGGGCTGTTGTCGAACTACTGGGTGGAAATCCGGAAATGGTCGGCCATGGGTTTGCTCTGGCCCTGAAAAACTTACTGGGCCTTGCCTGTGATCCTGTGGCTGGACTGGTTGAAGTTCCCTGTGTTAAAAGAAATGGTTTTGCCGCTACCCATGCCCTTACTGCGGCCAGTATGGCCCTGGCCGGTATTGAAAGTGTTATCCCTCCTGATGAAGTAATTGAAGCCATGATTGATATCGGTAATCTTTTACCCCAGTTCCTTAAGGAAACATCACAGGCCGGGCTGGCTACAACCCCGACCGGGCTCAGAATTAAAAAAAGAATTGACAGGAAGTAG